The Pelagibius sp. CAU 1746 genomic sequence GTTCGCCATGACCGCGCCGACGATCATCAAGATGAAGGAAAGCCAGGCGAAACGCGGCGTGGCGAGCCGCGCCCCCAGCAGCACGGCGGAAGCGAAGTAGAGCACCGCGATCTCGAAGAAGATGATCCAGAACAGCAGCACGTTGGCGCCGTGTCCGGTCAGCACGAGATAGAAGAGTTCCGCCGGCAGCAGTTGGACCGCCGGCCAGCGCGTCAGGGCCACCAGAAGGCCCATCAGCCCGCCCAGCGCCAGGAAGACCACCGCCGCCACCGCGTTCACGCGGATCAGCAGTTCTGCGTTACGTTCGACCCTCAGGCCCGTGAAGCGGCAGGTGCGATAATTGGCTTCAACGCCGGGGGCCGCGAAGGCGCCTTCTTCAATCGTGGTCATGCCCTTACCCCTTACTCGACGACGCGGATGCGCCCTGTCATCGTGTGATGACCGATGCCGCAGAATTCGTTGCAGATGATGCCGAAGACGCCGCTGTCAGTCGGCGTCAGCGTCAAGACGTGCTCGTAGCCCGGATGGACCGAGATATTGATGTTGGTCGGCTGCAGGGAGAAGCCGTGCTGCCAGTCCGCCGACGACAGGTGAATGCGGTAGCTCTGTCCCTTCTGCAGCTCCAGAATCGGCCAGAACTCCCACAGGCGGGCAACGATGTAGGCATCGCCGCCGGCCGGCGGGCGCACCACCGGCACACCCTCTTCCTCCAGCGGCTGGCCGTCCGCTCCGACGGCCTGATACTCCTCGGCAAAGGCTTCAACCTTCTCCACATAACTTTCCGGCCGGATACGGTAGGTCTCGGTCGAGAGGTTCTGCTCGCCGATGAAATGCCAGGCGATCATGAAGAAGAACATGAAGAGGCCCCAGAGGAAGGCGATGATGATCCAGCCCAGCTCGGTGCCGTGGATCGGTTCCTTCCACCAGAGGCGGTTTGTCGGTGGGGTAACGGCCATGATGCTGCCTCGCGAAAAGAAATGCCGCTAGTTGGCTATGGGGACGGAAGCCACCTCCATCACGCCCCAGACGATGTAGAGGACAGCGGGGATCGTGACGCCGAGGAAGAGCAGGAGGAAAGGGTTGTCGAGAACGCGTTGCATGACCGGCACCGGCTCCTGTTTCGCCGTCTCGCCGCCACCCGTTTCCGCTGTGTCGCTGTCGTTCATTCTCATCCCCCCTCAGGATCAGTGTCAGGACAGCCGCCCCCTCCGGCGAAGCGGCCGCCACGCAGCAGGCACAGGCCGCGGCGGCTACACCCGCGTCAGCGGGCGTCACGACGGGCGCCTGCAGGAGTCCGGCGTGCGATTCCAACCGCCTCTCCATTCAGGCAGGTTTCGGCCGCTTGTAATTGACTTTGGTCAAGCGCCGGACTCCGAAAGCGGCAACTTCGCCACTCCGCCGGCATCGTGGGTGCGGGGAAAGACCCGGCGCCGGCAGCCTGCCGGCGCCGGGCCCGGTCAGGGAGTCATGCCGCCGGCGAGAAGCGCGGCGTTGCCGCCCGACGCGGTGGTGTCGACGCAGAGATGGCGTTCGAAGAGAGCATGGGCGGTATCGGGCCGGCCGGTGACCAGCGGTACGATCGGCCCTTCGCGTTCCGCCAGAGCCAGCGCGTAGCTGCGGGCCGAGGCTTCGTCGCCCCACCAGACGACGGCGCCGAAGGGCGGCAGCTTGGCAAGACTCTCGGGCGCCAGCCGCCCCGCCACCGCCACGGCCCGGCCACCGAGCAGCTCGATCGCCGCGACCTGGTCGCGCGCGGCCGCCGCGCCCGGCCCGAGGCAGAGTACGGGCGGGCGAGGATAGGCGAACAGCCGGTTCAACTCGCCGGTGGGGCCCGGCAGGAGCCGCGACCAGACCGCCGCCTGTTCCTGCGGCGCCGTCAGCGCCGAGGCAACCCGTGCAGGGTCGGCGGGCAGGTCCTTTTCGAAGTCGTGCCTTACCGCCGGCCGGCGCGTGAAGCGCGGCAGGTAGTTCGGGCCGCCGGCCTTGGGCCCGGTGCCGGAAAGCCCCTCGCCGCCGAAAGGCTGGGACCCGACGATGGCGCCGATCTGATTGCGGTTGGCGTAGATGTTTCCGGCGAGCACCGTGTCGGCGATCTTCTGGACCCGGTCGTCGATACGCGTGTGCAGGCCGAAGGTCAGGCCATAGCCGGTCGCGTTGACCGCCGCGATGACCCGGTCGAGTTCCCGCGCTTTGAAGCTCGCCAGATGCAGCACCGGGCCGAAGACCTCGCGCTCCAGATCGCCGATCCCCTCGACCGCGATCAGCGCCGGCGCCACGAAATGCCCCTGCGCCGGCGCCTCGAGACGGTGGATCAGGCGGCCCTCCGCCTCGGCCTCAGCGACATAGGTTGAAATATCGGCCTGCGCCGCCGCCGTGATGACCGGCCCGACATCGGTGGAGAGCCGCCAGGGATCTCCCAATTCCAGCTCCCGCATCGCGCCGACGAGCATGTCGCGCAGGCTATCGGCGGTATCCTCCTGGACGTAGAGGCAGCGCAGCGCCGAGCAGCGCTGGCCGGCGGACTGAAAGGCGGAGGCCACGATGTCGCGCACCGCCTGCTCGGGCAGCGACGTGCTGTCGACGATCATGGCGTTGAGCCCGCCGGTCTCGGCGATCAGCGGCGTGCCGGGTTCGAGGTGTTGAGCGAGACTGCGCTGGATGGTCCGCGCGGTCGCGGTGGAGCCGGTGAAGGCCACGCCGTTCACCCGGGGATCGGCGGTGAGCGCCGCGCCCACCACTCCGCCCCTGCCGGGAAGAAACTGCAGCGCCGATCGTGGAACCCCGGCCTCGTGCAGCCGCCGGACGCCCCAGGCGGCGATGGCCGGCGTCGCCTCCGCGGGCTTGGCCAGTACGCCGTTGCCGGCGGCCAGCGCGGCGGCGATCTGTCCGCTGAAGATGGCCAACGGGAAGTTCCAGGGACTGATG encodes the following:
- a CDS encoding cytochrome C oxidase subunit II, whose translation is MAVTPPTNRLWWKEPIHGTELGWIIIAFLWGLFMFFFMIAWHFIGEQNLSTETYRIRPESYVEKVEAFAEEYQAVGADGQPLEEEGVPVVRPPAGGDAYIVARLWEFWPILELQKGQSYRIHLSSADWQHGFSLQPTNINISVHPGYEHVLTLTPTDSGVFGIICNEFCGIGHHTMTGRIRVVE